TACAAAAAGCCCGTTCGGTCGGTTCTGTGGACCACAACGGACGTGTCGTTGAAGGAGTTTTTGACGGTTTGAATATGGTTGGGCCGGATGGAAAGCAGTATAATGTGCCGGCGAACTATGCTTCCAAATCAAAACTGGTTGAGGGTGATGTATTAAAACTGACCATTTCTAATGATGGTTCTTTTGTTTTTAAGCAGATTGGCCCAGTTGAGAGAAAAAGATTGATCGGTATGCTCACTCAAGAAGAGTCAACGGGCGAATATCAGGTTTTAGCAAACGGTAAAAACTATAAGGTTCTTTTGGCAAGTATTACGTATTTTAAAGGAGAAGTCGGGGATGAAGTAGTTATACTGGTTCCAACAAACAAGCAAACGGAATGGGCGGCCGTGGAAAATATTGTTAAAGGCGGTGAAAGCCAACTGATTATTGATAACGGCGTAAGTACGGTAGCAATTCATGATGAGGAAGTAATTCCTGAAAAGGAGAAGGTTATAGACGATTTAGAAATATAGAAGTTGATAATTTCTTAATAGGAAGACTATACCGCTGGGCTGGCCAGTACATTTTCTTCGAAAATTCCCTGGCTGGTGCAGGGTCTTTTTTGTAATAGTTATGCAGATTGCAAATCTTTAAAATTCGCGCTAGTATAGTAGGTACCAAGAATAATGGATTGAATTATGTCCCAAACAATATATCGAAAATATCGGCCGCAGTCTTTTAAAGATCTGGTTGATCAAAACCACATACGCATCACACTGATTAACGAATTAGAAAGCGGGAGAATCGCGCATGCTTATTTATTTACCGGACCGCGCGGTGTGGGTAAAACAACGATCGCGAGGCTTTTCGCGAAATCCCTGAACTGTAAAAAACGCAAAAAAGATTCTGCCGAACCGTGTAACGAATGCTCATCCTGCAAAGACATTATGAAAGGACGGCTACTTGATCTGATTGAAATTGACGCCGCATCTCATACCGGCGTAGATAATGTCAGACAAAATATAATTGACAATGCCCGCGTTGCAACTGTCTCAAGCACTTACAAAGTATTCATCATAGATGAAGTACACATGCTTTCAATTTCAGCATTTAATGCTCTATTGAAGACATTGGAGGAACCGCCGGAAAATGTTGTGTTTATCCTAGCGACGACGGAGGTACACAAAGTGCCACAAACCATTATTTCCCGTTGTCAGCGTTTTGATTTTCAGAAGGTTGGTGTAAAAGATCTGGTTCTACGGTTGAACACTATTATTAGTCAGGAAAAAGTGCAGATTGATGATGCGGTTTTGAAGGCGATTGCCCTGGCATCTGACGGTAGCGTGCGTGATGCGGAAAGTATGCTGGGACAGGTACTGTCACTTGGTGAAAAGAAAATTACCATGGACCACATTGATCTGATCGTTCCTCATTCAGACGATACTTTGGTAATCCAATTTTTGAGTTTGGTTGCGATGGGCAACACGCCTGCATCAATAGAACTGGTAAACAGACTGGTAGATGAAGGCGGTAATGTCAGGAATTTTGTTAAAAATATAATAGAGGTTCTGCGGAGAATTATGTTACTGAATATTTCCAGTTCGCTGGAGAAATTTGTTGTGTATGAAATGGATGATGAACTCCAGAAAGAAATGACAAATATATCAAATCGTTATGATTCTAAAGAATTGATCCGATGGATTAATATTTTCCTAGAAGTTGAACCCATGATTAAAACACAGACTGATATTATACAGCTGCCACTTGAAATAGCTGTTCTTGAGATTATTGAAGGAGATAAAGATATATCATTACCGGGTGAAAAAAATCGACCGTCATTTACACCTAGTTTTCAATCTCCGGTTAAAAAGAGTAAAGCCGAAATAAAACCATTACCAACGGTACAAAGGATTGTTAAAGAAGAAATTGAACCGATATTTGCTGAAAAGAAGAAGGATGCGAAAACAGATGAAATAAAAAAAGAGGTGCCGATTATTAAACTGTCAGAAATTGAGAAAAAGTGGAGAACGTTTTTAAAAAAATTAAAAGCGCATAATCATTCTCTGTCGCTTACTTTAAGTGTAGGGGAAGTTGTAGAAATCAGCGGTAAAATCATTACCATCGCTTTTGGTTTTCAATTCTATATGGACCGGGTGTGGGAGGCAAAAAATAAGCAGATTATTGAAAATGTACTGGATGAGGTTTATGAAACCCCACTTACTTTCACTTGTGTAATTGATAATGCTCTGAGGGATAAAAAGATACCGGAACACAATAAAAGTGAAGAAGAAAGCAGTGAATTGAAGGATGCGCTTGACACCTTCGGTGGTAAAGTGGTAGAAGGTTAAATAAGAATATTACTGTCACGCGGTAATTGGGGGATTATTTTTTTGAAAAAATCATTGGGGAGTAGCTCCGTTCATTCCACAAACGGAATGCACGGACGAGCAAGCGGTAATTATTTACATACTTGCTTTAACAATACATCATTGGGGAGTAGCCAAGTGGTAAGGCAACGGGTTCTGGTCCCGTCACCGGGGGTTCTGCGCCCGAGGCGCACTCGCCTCCGGCGAGGAATCCTAAAATCTAAAACACAATGTATTCAACCTATGTAATAAAAAGTATACATTTCCAAAGTAGGTACGTTGGCAGTACAGATAATGTTGAAAAAAGAGTAGAAGAACATAATAACGGCAAGTGTAGATATACTAAGGGACGATCACCGTGGGTATTGATTTATAAAGAAGATTTTAATAGCAGATCTGAGGCAATGAAAAGAGAAAAGTTTTTGAAATCCGGTAAAGGTAGAAAATTGCTTGATGAAAAACTGAAAAAAATAGCAGATATCGAAAACAAAAATATTTAAACGATGGGGAGTAGCCAAGCGGTAAGGCAACGGGTTCTGGTCCCGTCACCGGGGGTTCGAATCCCTCCTCCCCAGCCAAAAGGATTTTAGAAAGAATCAACGTGAATAGAGCACGTTGTTTTTTTATTAGTGTGGATTCGAACGGGCAGAAGCGAAACAATCCGGAGCGAAGTGAAGGAGCAGTAGAGCGTCGACAAATGCGAGCCTGCGTAGCATTTGGCGCTGCCCAGGACGAGAATCCCTCCTCCCCAACCACGGGTCATCAGACCCTTCACCTGTCACAACCAAGCAAGCTTGGTTGTTTTAGGTTGCGGGTCTGTGCCCCTTTCCCCAACCCGCCAAGGGCGGGTCGGGGGCCCCATTTTTTGGTTTTATTTTCTGTCTCGGCGAAGATGAGCTCGGCTAGTCAAGCCAATGCCTTGCGCGCTCCTGTTGCGCTCAGGATAAATAATGAATAAAGATGTTTGTTTATAAATGGGATTTGAACGGATGTGCTAAGCAAGGACGTTCTGGCTATTATTGACATGCCAACCTACATAATGTAAGTTGCACACTGCGTAGCTCATCTTCAGTCTGAAAGGGAGGAAAAGCATGAGCTTCAGTGACTTGATATTGCGGATGTACTGTCTTAGTCCATTCCGCTTCACGGCAACCAAGTGCGGTCATCGCACAAAGCGTACCGGAAAGTTGTCCGCGTTCGGACTCACTGTGATCTGCAGGAGCCCCATGAACACTGACGGTTCGGTGGATTACTGTCATGACTGCCTTGGCAGTATGACCATCCAATGCGTGTGGTGCGGTGAACCGATTCTTGTCGGTGATCCGATTACGCTGTACACGCCTGCGATTGCACTGTTTGCGCCGGTAGATGAATGGTGTATTCCCAAACATGCGGTCATCTACCGCAAAGAGCATCCTGTTCAACTCGTCGGTTGCCTCAGAATGAGTTGCGCCGATTCCAGCGCGGATCGAGCAGGGTTCTGGCTTCCGGGTGAAGACGGTAAAGGCCGTGTCCTGCGGGTACAAACTGCACTTGAAGCCATCCTTAACGCACCTGTATCGTCAATCATGCTGGTGCGCGACACGCACGACTTCGCTTGAAGCGATGAATTTGACGTTCATTCCTCTCGATAACCATCCGGCTAGGTAGCCACCAAATTCCGGTAGGTATGGCGGGCTGACATTTCATGATGTTAGCTCTTTTTATTGGAAAAATGACTGCATAATTAAACCCCTATACTTAGTTTTATATTTTTTTAAATTGATAATCCGTGCAAATCTGCTATAATTAAATCCGATATAAATAATCATTAACATCAATTGATATGGGAAATTTAGCAGGTTCTCAAACAGAAGAAAATTTGCTCAAAGCATTTGCCGGGGAATCACAGGCCAGAATGCGTTATGATTATTTTTCCAAGCAGGCAAAAAAAGAAGGACTGGAACAGATCTTCGGGTTTTTTGAGGAGACGGCGATGAACGAACGCGAGCATGCCAAAGTGTTTTTTAAATTCCTGGAAGGCAATATGGTGGAAATTACCGCGACCTATCCGGCGGGAAAAATCGGAACTACATTGGAAAACCTGAAAGCGGCGGCGGATGGGGAGAACGAAGAATGGACGAAGCTCTATCCGGAATTTGCAAAAGTTGCTGACGAGGAAGGATTTAAGGAAATTGCCAATGCCTTTCGGAATATCGCTAAAGTAGAGGAACAACACGAAAAAAGATACAGAAAACTGTATCAAAATCTGGACGAAGGAAAAGTATTTGTCAGTGGAGATAAAATAGTCTGGAAATGTCGGAATTGCGGCTATTTGCATGAGGGCACAAAGGCTCCGAATATCTGCCCGGCTTGCCAGCATCCGCAGGCTCACTTTGAAATATTTAAACAAAATTATTAATAACTAGAAAGGATTAAACCCATGAAAATTACCAAGAAAAGAGTTCCAACTTCATCGTCAACCGGCGAACACGTTAAGTTCGATAAACTGATTGAACATACCAATAAGATAAAAGGTAAGTACAGCTCGATGGATGATGAAACAAAAAAGAAAGTAATGTTGGGTTTGGCGGGTGCATTTGCTATATTGACCAGCATTGCGACGGTAAAAAGAGTGAATAAAACACGAAAAAAGATAAAGGCTAGAAAGGATTCCAAGCGAGAAGGATTATGACCAAAAAAAACCGAAAAGTAAGCGTTGCTTTTTTTGAGGTTGAGCAGTGGGAAAAAGAATATTTAGAAAAAAGATTAAAAGGATTTGAACTAATTTTTTTTGGTAAAACAGCGGACAAGGAAAGTCTGAACAGTATTCAGAATGTCAGCATCTTGTCTCCTTTTATCTATTCTAAAATAAGCAAGGATATTCTATTAGCCCTACCTAACCTGAAATTAGTGGCGACCCGCTCTACCGGATTTGATCACATTGATCTGGTGTCGGCGCGCAAATTAAATATCAAAGTGGCGAATGTCCCGACGTACGGAGCGAATACGGTTGCGGAGCATACCTTCGCCTTAATCCTTTCGTTGAGCAGGAAAATCCATCAGGCTTATGAGCGGACATCACGGGGAAATTTCAGCCTGGAGGGATTGCGCGGTTTTGACCTTAGAGATAAAACGATCGGTGTGGTCGGCGGGGGAAATATCGGACAGCATGTTGTGCGGATCGCGCAGGGGTTCAACATGAAAGTAATCGTATATGATGTTCACCGCGACCGGAAATTAGCAAAGAAAATGGGTTTTGAGTATGTGACGCTTAACCGGCTGATCAGTACATCAAATATTATTACCCTCCACGCGCCATATAACAAAAAAACCCATCACATGATCAATAGGCAGAATATTAAGCTGGTAAAAGACGGGGCAATGATTATCAATACTGCCCGTGGAGGCCTGATTGATACTACGGCATTAATAGACGGGTTGCGCGACGGCAAGCTAGCCGGTATTGGATTAGATGTTTTGGAAGAAGAAAAATACATTCTGAAAGAAGAAGCGGAACTATTATCCCCGCACTTCATCAGTAAAAATCAGCAGAATATAAAAGAAAATCTGGAGACAGTCGTGGAAGGACATATGCTACTCATGTCGGATAAAGTTGTAGTAACTCCGCACAATGCATTTAACAGCAAGGAGGCACTGGAAAGAATATTGGATACGACCATTGAAAATATTACTTCCTTCAGTAAGAAAATAAGGATGAAAAACTTAGTTAAATAGCTTGAGCCAGTTCAAAAAAACCGTCTGATTTAGACGGTTTTTTGTTATTGATATTCTTGATATACTTATTATGTAATGAAAAGAAAAGCACTAATTCTTGGCGCTACGGGATATTTAGGGTCGGAAGTTGTAAATAACGCTCCCGAAAATCTTGTTTTGTATTTTGGAAGTAGAGATGTGAGAATCGCAGGACATAATCAAGTAATGGTCGACCTGCTTGATTATGATACCGTAAAAAAGGCGATTGCTGATATTGCTCCTGACATTATTATTCATTCGGCAAGATTAGGCGAATTTGATGATGATCCAGTAAAGGCCAAAGAGGTAACCGCGAACTTAGTCTCATCCATTAAATCAGTTAGCGCGAGATTGATTTATATGTCTTCAGACGCGGTGTTTGACGGAACAAAGGGAGAATATAAAGAAGACAGCAGGGGTAACCCCGTGACCGATTATGGCAGGGCAAAATTAGCAGCAGAAAATGTAATCAAATCTGAGATGGATAATTATACAATCATTCGTGCCGGGTATATTTATGGCGTTGGGGCGAAGGGGATGGACCGAAGATGTGAAAAAATACTCGCAGAAACGAAGGATGGAAAAAAAGTAAAAAGATTTAACGACGTGTTTAGAACCCCGATCCATGTTACAAAATTGGCTAAGTTTATTTGGAAACTGGTGGGGTCGGATTTTAAAGGGATTATTCATGTTGGTGAAGAGAAGCAGAGCGTCTACCAGTTTAGCCAAAAGATTTTAAAAGATGCTGGTGCAGACAGTAGCCTGGTTGAATCTGATTCTGCAAGAGATAAGGGATTAAATATCGCAATAGACACGTCTCTAAACACAAAGCTTTATCATACTTTAATAAAATAAAAACAGTCCCAGAGAGCGAAGGAACTGTTTTTTAGTATTTATCTGTCAGTGGCGTGTTCTATGAGTATGTATAATTTGTTACATAACAATTTATATTGTGTTGTTTTGGTTAAATAAAAAAATGGACCGTTGAACTGAAGGCAGTTCTCGGGTCCCTTATCAGGAATGTGCGATAGCCGTATTAGACGGCGCAGTTAGGGGTTATCTGGTGGGACGAGGATCATGTTGAGCGACATACCGAGCTTGCCGAGTTTCTCGATGAGATCGATCAATGTCCTTCTACCAAAGTTCCGGACCGACATGAGGTCTTCTTCGGTCGTGAGGACAAGATCGAGGATGGTGCGTATGTGGAGATCACGGCAGGCGTGCTTCATCCGTACAGAGGCATCTAATTCTGCCACTTTCATGCACACCACTTGGATGGGGATAACGACTGTGTTGCCATCCTGTGCGCGGAGTGGAATACACAGTTCACCCGATTGTCTCACGATCATGCCAACGGCTAGTAGCTTACTCATCTGTTCACCTCCTCCTATGGAGCAGTCTAAAGAGACACAAAGGCGATGCTCCATCGTAATTTAATGTTTCTAAATTGTCAAGCCCCGTTTGAAATAAAAAAATGGACCTTTGAACAGAAGCTGTTCGCAGGTCCTTCACGGGAATGAGCGGGTGGCCGTACTAGACGGCCTGGTACTCGGTGTACAGAGCGATGATGTGCTTCAGGATCAAGGCAGTACACTCGAGCTCATCGACCACCAGGAATTCCTCCTTGCCATGGAGGTTGCGGGAGCCGTAGCCGATGTTGGGTGTGGCACAGGTGGGGTAGATCATGTTGAAGCCGGCGCCGTCCGTCCCGCCGCGGACGTTGTGATCGGAGGTGGTGACACCGTGGATAGCGTGTGCCGCGTAGATCGGCTGGAGCAGGTCGCGGTTGGCTTCGTTGATCGAGCGGTTGTTGATGCACACCGTCTCGTCCGACACGATCTTGAAGGTACAACCTTCGGCCCTGGCGCACTGCTGTGCGACCTGGACTGCGCGTCGCATCATCACGTCCGTTTCCTTCTCGTCGAAGGAGCGGGGGACGATGAGCAGGCTGGCCTTGCCGGCGTCCATCTTAGCGTCCACGATGTAGAAGAACGGTGCCCTGCGGTCAGCGATGCCGGCGTACGGGTTGAGGAAGAGCTGTTCCATCTGCATGGCGAATGCCATCGCCGCGTAATGAGCGCGGTGGAGCTTGTGCGGGTAGACGCCGGGGTGGGCGTCAGCGCCGTAGAACTCCATCTTCACCATCCGGCAGGCGAAACAGCCCAGGTCGATCTCGCCGACCGGACCTCCGTCCACGGTGAGCAGAACATCCCACGCACCGGCGATCTCCGGCGGGATGTTCTTCCCCTTGATGCGACCGATCTCCTCGTCGGTGCAGATCCACAAGTCGAGCGGTCCGTGCGAAAGTTGCTTGAGGAGCATGTTGCCAACTGCGTCAACGATGACGGCTAGACCACCCTTGTCGTCTGCACCGAGCAGACTGTCGCCGGAGCCGGTGATGATGGTCTTGCCCTCCAGTCCCGTGAGGTCTTCGGCGGGGATCACGACATCACCCTTCGGCAGCACGATGCTCCCGCCCCGATAAGGGGGATGGATGATCGGAGTGACGGCGCCGGAAACGCCGGGGTAGGTGTCGACGTGTGCGGAAAGGCACAGGTACGGCTTGTCTTCGAGTCCTTTGGTCGCCGGGAAGCGAACGATGAGTTCACCTTCCGGCAGGTCCACGAACTGGCCATCGGCAGTGCCCAGCTCGAGCAGGCCGTCTTTCAAGAGGTGCATGACTTCAAGCTGTCCGGGGCTTGTCGGGAACTCCGTTGACTCGGCGTTCGAAGCTGAGTCCACGCCGACATAGCGCAGGAACAGTTCCGTGACCGGAGCGAGTGCGGTCGGTTGGTTCATGCCGAAACCTCCCAAGAATCGGGTAATTGTCTACTGTACCCGGAAATTGGGCACAGTTTTGGTTTTTACCATATTATTTTGACTCTGGCAAGCTAGGGTAGTCACATAGTGACTGCACTGACAAGTCGCCAGAAGCAGCAATATTTGATACAATAATCCGGTATGAATAAGGAAACAAAGATAATAATCAAAGCAGTAGAAGCCGGCGGGGAAGTATTAAGGAAATATTTTGGCCAGGAGCTTAAAGTTGTTCAAAAGACACTTCCGGCTGATGTATACACAAAAGCGGATATTGAGTCGGAAGCAGCGATTTTAAGTATTGTTACCAAAGAATTACCAGGCTATAATATCTTTTCCGAAGAAACGGGAGAGATCAGGAGAAATTCCGAATATACATTAATTATTGATCCCTTGGACGGGTCAAATAACTTTGTTCTGGGGATTCCCAATTTTTCTGCATCAATAGCCCTTTTAAAAAATGATGAAATAATAGCGTCTGCAATTTATGATCCGATTCAGAAAAAAACCTATCACGCGGAAAAGGGAAACGGCGCATTCTGCAATAAGAAAAAAATTGAAGTAAATAAAATTTCTGAATGGGAAAAATCAACTGTTGTTTATATAACCCATTATACTGTGAACCGCAGACCGCATAAGCTAATTATTGACCGGATTGAGAATAAGAAAGTAAAAAGAGTTTTGCGCAACTGGTCACCCTCACTGGATTTTTGCATGCTCGCTTCAGGAAAAATTGAAATTCTGATTAATAATTACAGCGAGATTTATGATCATATTGCCGGTAAACTGATTGCCAGGGAAGCCGGGGCACGCATTACAGATTTTTCCGGAAAAGCTGAAAAAAATGACATGAATAGCATATTCATGGCCACTAACGGCACCAAACTCCATGGCGAAACTGTAAAATTATCACTGACAAATAAATAAAATTATGAGTGAAGGATTATCAAAATTTAATGAAGGTGGAATATCTAATGAGGATGAGCAAAAAAAAGCGCGCATTGATGTTATTCGTTATGAAATTATGCAAATTGAAAGAAAAATCATGAAATTGAATATTCACCGCAAACCAGATTCTGAAGCTGAAATTAGTAGCCTACACGAAAGACAAGCAGAACTTTTAACCGAATTACAACAACTTGAAAATGAAAATTAAAAAAGAAAAAATAGCCTCTATTTCTAGTGGTCATGATCCATTGCATATCGGTTTAATGGGAGCACTCGCTATAATGCTCGCTGCTTTTTTATGGGCATTTGACGGAGTGGTGCTGACACCCTGGGTGGTTGATCTGGGACTTTCTGATATACCGACATTTGTTTTTATGCTGCATGCGGTGTCATCGGTTTTCCTGAGCTATTATTTATTTAGAAAGTTTAAAGAATTGAAAAATCTGGACAAAAAAGACTGGTTGGCATTCGGTCTGACCGGATTCTTTGGCGGAGCGGTCGGTACCATGGCGATTATTGCGGCGATAGTTCAGGTTTACAGCGAGGGTTTAAACATTTCTGTTGTACTATTACTGCAAAAACTTCAGCCGATCTTTGCTATTTTACTGGCCTTTATTTGGCTGAAGGAGAGGCCGAGAAAAATATTTTATGTCTGGGCCGCGGTTGCTTTAATCGGTAGCTATCTTTTGACATTCGGCCTGCATAGTCCGGATTTTAAAGCAACTGGCATGTTCATTCCGGCAATGCTGGCTATTTTAGCGGCGTTTTCGTTCGGATCCTCCACGGTATTTTCTAAAAAAGCGGTTGCTAAAATTAATCATGGATTGAGCACGGCACTGCGGTTTTTTATCACAACCGCAATTATGCTGGTAATAATTTCGGTTATAGAACTGCTAAAATCAGCTGGAATTGAAACGAGCTATGCCGGGTTTAGCGGATTTAGCGCAATTAACTGGAACCTGATCGGCGCGTTTGTTGTTATCGCTTTGAGCACCGGCGGAATGGCGATATTTATATATTACTGGGGGCTGAAAAAAGTTTTAGCATCACGTTCGACTGTTTATGAAATGGTATTTCCGGTAAGTGCAATAATTCTGGAATACTTTATTCATAAACAGACTCTGACAGCCGGACAATGGCTGGGTGCTGTAATTGTATTTGGCGCAATCTGGTCAATTCTGCGACTGAAAAAGATTGATGCGCAGGTTGAATAATAATGATATAATAAAAAAAATATGACAGAAATTTGGCTTTATACAATTGGTAGTGTTTTTATAGTCAGCTTGGTTTCCTTTATTGGAATCCTGGCGATTTCGATTAATCTGGAAAAGTTGAAGAAAGGTCTTTTATTCCTGGTCAGTTTTGCCGCCGGCTCACTTCTGGGCGATGCATTTATCCATTTGATTCCGGAGGTATTTGAGGAATCAGAAAATACAGAGATCGTACCCTTTATGATATTAGCGGGATTTATCATCTTCTTTATTTTGGAAAAGATTCTCTGCTGGCGTCATTGCCATGTACCGACATCCGAAGAACACCCGCATCCGGTGGCAGTGAACAATTTGGTTGGGGATGGATTTCACAACTTGATAGACGGTATGATTATTGCCGGCAGTTTTTTAGTGAGTATACCCTTAGGTATCGCAACCAGTATTGCTGTTTTACTGCATGAAATACCGCAGGAAATAGGTGATTTCGGCATATTACTGCACGCCGGGTTCAATAAGCGGAAAGCATTAATATTCAATTACCTGTCGGCATTGACGGCATTGGTCGGTGCAGCTCTTACTCTGATTATCGGAACAGCGCTGGAAAACAAGCAGGTTTTTGTGATTGCATTTACCATCGGAGGTTTTATCTATATTGCGGCGGCGGATTTAATACCGGAAATGAAGAAGGAAACAAACTTTAAAAAATCCTGGTTCCAGCTTTTGTCTCTGATGCTCGGAATTGGCGTGATGGCACTTTTACTGTTGCTAGAATAAATATCTTTTGATAAATCTGTGGAAAATAATTATTTATTGGCTTTTGCATTAACTTTATTTGCAGGACTTTCGACAGGGATCGGAAGCGCTGTGGTTTTTTTTACAAAAAAACCGTCAGGAAAATTCCTATCTGTTTCACTGGGTTTTTCAGCAGGCGTGATGATTTATGTGTCGTTCATGGAATTACTGCCGAATGGTATTTCTAAACTCGGAGAGAAAATGAATGGATCGGGCGAATGGGTTGGTCTGCTGGCTTTTTTTGTTGGAATATTTACGGTTGCATTAATTGATAAACTGATTCCAAGTCATGATAACCCACATGAAGTGCATACTATGGAAGATATTGAAAATGATACCTTGGGTCATCATCACAAGATGTATAGAATTGGGTTGTTGTCCGCGCTGGTTATTGCAATCCACAACTTTCCTGAAGGTCTGGTTACTTTTGCCGGAACGATCGCTGAGCCCTCACTTGGCATAACGCTTGCGATCGCCGTTGCCATCCACAATATACCCGAAGGGATAGCAGTCGCAGTTCCGGTATTGTATGCTACAAAAAGCAAAAAGAAAGCGTTTTGGTTTTCTATTTTTTCCGGTATCGCAGAACCGGTCGGCGCAGTTGCAGGATATTTTGTTTTATCATGGATATTCACCGATATACTTATTGGAATACTTTTATCATATGTCTCGGGTATAATGGTATTCATATCTCTTGATCAATTGCTTCCAACCGCCAAAGCATACGGTGAGCATCATCTTGCGATTTATGGATTAGTCGCTGGCATGGCTTTAATGGGAGCTAGTCTACTATTATTCTAAATATTTTGCTAAAATAATTGTATGCATTTACCGGACGGGTTTATTGATACAAAAATTGCAGCTTCTTTTCTGGGAGCGGCTTTGACTTTCGGCGCATTCTCAATTGCAAAAATCAAAAAAAACATTTTAGTTAAGAATAAAAAATTTGCTTTAGTTACACCGGAAGGAATTAATTTCGGGTCTGGTGAGACTATGGGAATTTCAAAGTACGGAAGGAAACTGCTGATCAACATGGTTTTGGTTGGGTCATATATTTTTGTAATGCAGATGGTGGATTTTGAACTCGTAGGTGGTCAAATTGGCCATTTTCTTGGCGGAGCGCTGGCCGGCATTTTGCTCGGACCTTTTGCCGGTATGATAGTTATTTCCATAGTTCTCGCGATCCAGGCATTTTTTATGGCGGATGGGGGAATGATTGCACTTGGCTTGAATATAGTTAACATGGCGGTAATCGGCGCGGCGGGCGGGTATTATATTTTCACGTTTATCAGAAAAAGTGTTAGACACAGAACTATTGCAGTTTTACTTGCTGTGTTCTTAAGCGTTGTACTTGCAGCCTTTGCTTACGAATTAGAATCAATGATGACTGGTGCTATTTTTAATCCGGCATTTATTCAAACTCACATGATTGTCGGTTTGGCTGAAGGATTCATTACATTACTGATGCTTAGGGCATTTAATTTTAAAGAATAGATAATCCCAAAAAGCTGATTGGACGTGAATCAGTTTTTTTAATACAATGGATCTATGCAATCCACAGACAAAATTTACGGAGACATCGAAATAACGGAGCCGGTGGTTTTGGCATTGATTGAAACCCCGCAAATGCAGCGGCTGAAAAAAATCCACCAATACGGCATTTATCATTATTTCTATCC
The Patescibacteria group bacterium genome window above contains:
- a CDS encoding inositol monophosphatase; amino-acid sequence: MNKETKIIIKAVEAGGEVLRKYFGQELKVVQKTLPADVYTKADIESEAAILSIVTKELPGYNIFSEETGEIRRNSEYTLIIDPLDGSNNFVLGIPNFSASIALLKNDEIIASAIYDPIQKKTYHAEKGNGAFCNKKKIEVNKISEWEKSTVVYITHYTVNRRPHKLIIDRIENKKVKRVLRNWSPSLDFCMLASGKIEILINNYSEIYDHIAGKLIAREAGARITDFSGKAEKNDMNSIFMATNGTKLHGETVKLSLTNK
- a CDS encoding EamA family transporter — protein: MKIKKEKIASISSGHDPLHIGLMGALAIMLAAFLWAFDGVVLTPWVVDLGLSDIPTFVFMLHAVSSVFLSYYLFRKFKELKNLDKKDWLAFGLTGFFGGAVGTMAIIAAIVQVYSEGLNISVVLLLQKLQPIFAILLAFIWLKERPRKIFYVWAAVALIGSYLLTFGLHSPDFKATGMFIPAMLAILAAFSFGSSTVFSKKAVAKINHGLSTALRFFITTAIMLVIISVIELLKSAGIETSYAGFSGFSAINWNLIGAFVVIALSTGGMAIFIYYWGLKKVLASRSTVYEMVFPVSAIILEYFIHKQTLTAGQWLGAVIVFGAIWSILRLKKIDAQVE
- a CDS encoding ZIP family metal transporter, which produces MTEIWLYTIGSVFIVSLVSFIGILAISINLEKLKKGLLFLVSFAAGSLLGDAFIHLIPEVFEESENTEIVPFMILAGFIIFFILEKILCWRHCHVPTSEEHPHPVAVNNLVGDGFHNLIDGMIIAGSFLVSIPLGIATSIAVLLHEIPQEIGDFGILLHAGFNKRKALIFNYLSALTALVGAALTLIIGTALENKQVFVIAFTIGGFIYIAAADLIPEMKKETNFKKSWFQLLSLMLGIGVMALLLLLE
- the zupT gene encoding zinc transporter ZupT — its product is MENNYLLAFALTLFAGLSTGIGSAVVFFTKKPSGKFLSVSLGFSAGVMIYVSFMELLPNGISKLGEKMNGSGEWVGLLAFFVGIFTVALIDKLIPSHDNPHEVHTMEDIENDTLGHHHKMYRIGLLSALVIAIHNFPEGLVTFAGTIAEPSLGITLAIAVAIHNIPEGIAVAVPVLYATKSKKKAFWFSIFSGIAEPVGAVAGYFVLSWIFTDILIGILLSYVSGIMVFISLDQLLPTAKAYGEHHLAIYGLVAGMALMGASLLLF
- a CDS encoding energy-coupling factor ABC transporter permease → MHLPDGFIDTKIAASFLGAALTFGAFSIAKIKKNILVKNKKFALVTPEGINFGSGETMGISKYGRKLLINMVLVGSYIFVMQMVDFELVGGQIGHFLGGALAGILLGPFAGMIVISIVLAIQAFFMADGGMIALGLNIVNMAVIGAAGGYYIFTFIRKSVRHRTIAVLLAVFLSVVLAAFAYELESMMTGAIFNPAFIQTHMIVGLAEGFITLLMLRAFNFKE